Proteins from one Candidatus Binatia bacterium genomic window:
- the mtnP gene encoding S-methyl-5'-thioadenosine phosphorylase: MGNQQEADLGVIGGSGLYDLDVLQNVQTVRLETPFGDPSDEFLLGTLGGARVAFLPRHGKGHRISPSELNFRANIHAMKQLGVKRLLSVGAVGSLREEIPPGDLVVPDQFLDRTFHREATFFDRGVVAHVQFGDPVCATLASALVAAAQTTDAKVHEGGIYICMEGPQFSTRAESNLYRSWGASIIGMTNLQEAKLAREAEMCFSTLALSTDYDCWHEEEEDVDVAAIVAVIQANAARAAQTIADLAGRLPSGSCACHSSLAGAILTDPATVSPEARERLALIAGAYLEKE, encoded by the coding sequence ATGGGTAATCAACAGGAAGCAGATCTCGGAGTCATCGGTGGTAGTGGTTTGTACGATCTGGATGTCCTCCAGAACGTGCAGACGGTCCGTCTTGAGACACCTTTCGGGGACCCCTCGGACGAGTTCTTGCTCGGCACTCTTGGCGGCGCTCGGGTGGCTTTTTTGCCCCGACACGGAAAGGGGCATCGAATCTCGCCCAGCGAGTTGAATTTCCGCGCCAACATTCATGCGATGAAACAGCTTGGGGTCAAGCGATTGCTTTCCGTCGGTGCCGTCGGCAGCCTGCGGGAGGAGATTCCGCCCGGAGACTTGGTGGTCCCGGATCAGTTTCTCGACCGGACCTTCCACCGCGAAGCGACCTTCTTCGATCGAGGGGTCGTGGCCCACGTTCAATTTGGAGATCCGGTTTGTGCGACGTTGGCCTCGGCTCTCGTCGCTGCGGCACAGACAACGGATGCCAAGGTTCACGAAGGCGGGATCTATATCTGCATGGAGGGGCCGCAATTTTCGACCCGCGCGGAGTCCAATCTCTACCGGTCCTGGGGCGCATCGATTATCGGCATGACGAACTTGCAGGAGGCCAAACTCGCCCGTGAGGCCGAGATGTGTTTTTCCACGCTCGCTTTGAGCACCGACTACGATTGCTGGCATGAAGAAGAAGAGGATGTCGATGTGGCAGCAATCGTCGCCGTGATTCAGGCCAACGCTGCGCGCGCGGCCCAGACCATTGCCGATCTTGCGGGGCGATTGCCCTCGGGCAGCTGCGCATGTCATTCCTCTCTCGCAGGAGCGATTCTGACCGACCCAGCCACGGTTTCGCCTGAGGCTCGCGAGCGTCTCGCGCTGATTGCCGGAGCTTACCTGGAGAAGGAGTGA
- the rlmN gene encoding 23S rRNA (adenine(2503)-C(2))-methyltransferase RlmN: MDRSSSSSEAIYGLNPSRLVELLGELGAPGYRSKQILRWVYQERCTDPQKMDNLPQALRDQLTEVFGGEEVRVARRQDSSDGTRKLAVELPDHALVESVLIPDRTRLTLCVSSQVGCAMGCTFCATARLKLKRQLTTAEIVGQVQLARGELETMSPSPEALTNVVFMGMGEPLHNSGQLLPALDILTSQWGLGMSHRRITVSTVGLVPEMRQLLTRTKVNLAVSLGATTEEKRRELMPITRKHSLQELLDTCRELPVPRRKRITFEYTLLEGENDSPEDARRLVSLLHGIRSKVNLIFWNPFDDAGFRPVSREKTHQFQRILLEQGLVATVRESRGPDIDAACGQLASQA; this comes from the coding sequence ATGGACAGGTCATCGAGCAGCAGCGAAGCGATTTACGGGTTGAACCCATCGCGGCTGGTCGAGTTGCTGGGGGAGCTCGGTGCGCCGGGCTATCGGAGCAAGCAGATTCTGCGTTGGGTCTATCAGGAGCGATGCACCGACCCGCAGAAGATGGACAACCTTCCTCAGGCTCTGCGCGACCAACTTACTGAGGTTTTTGGCGGTGAGGAGGTGCGCGTGGCGCGCCGTCAAGATTCCTCCGATGGCACTCGTAAGCTTGCGGTCGAACTTCCGGATCACGCCTTGGTCGAATCGGTCCTGATCCCCGATCGGACACGATTGACCTTATGCGTATCCTCGCAAGTTGGTTGTGCGATGGGGTGTACCTTCTGTGCGACGGCTCGGCTGAAGCTGAAGCGCCAGCTGACCACGGCAGAGATTGTCGGCCAGGTGCAGCTCGCGCGCGGAGAACTCGAAACAATGTCGCCGTCACCCGAGGCGCTGACCAACGTGGTTTTCATGGGGATGGGTGAGCCCCTGCATAACTCCGGCCAGCTTCTCCCGGCTCTCGATATCCTTACATCACAGTGGGGGCTGGGGATGTCGCATCGTCGAATCACGGTCTCCACGGTGGGTTTGGTGCCCGAAATGCGACAGCTGCTGACCCGGACCAAGGTCAACCTCGCGGTCTCTCTCGGGGCGACAACCGAGGAGAAACGTCGCGAATTGATGCCCATCACGCGAAAACATTCTCTGCAGGAACTGCTGGATACTTGCCGTGAGCTGCCGGTGCCGCGGCGCAAGCGGATCACGTTCGAGTACACCTTGCTGGAAGGCGAAAACGACTCTCCCGAAGATGCCAGACGCCTGGTTTCCCTGCTCCACGGGATTCGCTCGAAGGTGAACCTTATTTTCTGGAATCCCTTTGATGATGCGGGTTTTCGGCCGGTTTCCCGGGAGAAGACCCACCAATTTCAGAGAATTTTACTCGAACAGGGGTTGGTGGCGACCGTTCGCGAGTCTCGGGGGCCGGATATCGATGCGGCCTGCGGTCAATTGGCCAGCCAGGCCTGA
- the ndk gene encoding nucleoside-diphosphate kinase — protein MAIQRTFSIVKPDAVAKHGIGKVLARIEEGGLKVVAGRYLQLTQEQAEGFYAVHKERPFYGELVAFMTSGPVFVSCLEGENAISRYREVLGATNPAEAEAGTVRALFGTDIEKNAAHGSDAPETAATEIAFFFGDSDFA, from the coding sequence ATGGCTATTCAACGCACATTTTCCATCGTAAAGCCGGACGCTGTCGCAAAGCACGGTATCGGCAAGGTTCTCGCACGCATCGAAGAAGGCGGTCTCAAGGTGGTGGCGGGACGCTATCTGCAGTTGACCCAGGAACAAGCCGAAGGCTTCTACGCGGTCCACAAAGAGCGCCCCTTCTACGGCGAATTGGTGGCCTTCATGACCTCCGGACCGGTTTTTGTTTCCTGTCTCGAAGGCGAGAACGCGATCTCCCGATACCGCGAAGTTCTCGGTGCCACCAACCCGGCCGAAGCAGAGGCGGGCACCGTGCGTGCCCTGTTCGGCACGGATATCGAGAAGAATGCAGCACATGGTTCGGATGCTCCGGAAACGGCAGCCACCGAAATTGCGTTCTTCTTCGGCGATAGCGATTTCGCCTAG